The proteins below come from a single Gossypium raimondii isolate GPD5lz chromosome 2, ASM2569854v1, whole genome shotgun sequence genomic window:
- the LOC105788499 gene encoding LOW QUALITY PROTEIN: uncharacterized protein LOC105788499 (The sequence of the model RefSeq protein was modified relative to this genomic sequence to represent the inferred CDS: substituted 3 bases at 3 genomic stop codons), giving the protein MGQLPPHLELQRSRVSCNKDAPIHTERIQYFGAYASMGIDNSSRLDRFSNNFRVEVVRLNEDDMEFDMIGIDAAIANSFRGILIAEVCDFLVYLFSVLTYAMLMTILPIYGVYPXGTWXFFIANLWSLPLGHLVILYFLSLSIVENDQPNEKNTIVFKLHVXCKRGSPHITVKSDALKWLPNGSELVKETRNAASDSSSKPETYTYFGCSQETIPEFVKNPIIPKYPDIIIAKLGPGQEIELEAHAVKGIGKTHAKWSPVATAWYRMLPEVVLLEDIEDDLAEELKSKCPVNVFDIEDLGKGRRRATVARPRACTLCRECIRGDDWEKRVALRHVKDHFIFTIESTGALPPEILFTEAVKILEDKCERVITELS; this is encoded by the exons ATGGGTCAACTTCCACCACATCTTGAACTCCAACGAAGTCGTGTTTCATGCAATAAGGACGCCCCTATCCAT ACTGAGAGGATTCAATATTTTGGCGCTTATGCATCGATGGGAATTGATAATAGTTCACGACTTGACCGATTCTCTAACAACTTTAGAGTTGAAGTGGTTCGACTCAATGAAGATGACATGGAGTTTGATATGATCGGTATTGATGCAGCTATTGCCAATTCATTCAGGGGGATCCTTATAGCTGAGGTCTGTGACTTTTTGGTCTACCTCTTTTCAGTGCTAACATATGCTATGTTAATGACAATATTGCCAATTTATGGAGTTTACCCTTAGGGCACTTGGTAATTCTTTATTGCCAATTTATGGAGTTTACCCTTAGGGCACTTGGTAATTCTTTACTTTTTGTCTCTTTCAATTGTAGAAAATGATCAGCCAAATGAAAAGAACACCATTGTTTTCAAACTCCATGTTTAGTGTAAAAGAGGTAGTCCACATATTACAG TTAAATCGGATGCATTAAAGTGGTTGCCTAATGGGAGTGAACTGGTTAAGGAAACAAGAAATGCAGCTTCAGATTCATCATCAAAGCCTGAAACATACACTTACTTCGGTTGCAGTCAAGAGACCATTCCAGAATTTGTCAAGAACCCCATTATCCCTAAGTATCCAGATATTATTATTGCTAAACTTGGCCCTGGCCAG GAAATTGAACTGGAAGCACATGCTGTTAAAGGCATTGGGAAAACACATGCAAAGTGGTCCCCAGTGGCCACTGCTTGGTATCGGATGCTTCCTG aggttGTATTATTAGAAGATATCGAAGATGACCTTGCTGAAGAACTCAAAAGCAAATGCCCTGTTAATGTGTTTGATATAGAAGATCTTGGAAAAG GTAGGAGAAGGGCAACTGTAGCAAGGCCACGTGCGTGCACACTTTGCAGAGAATGCATAAGAGGTGACGATTGGGAGAAACGTGTGGCACTGCGCCATGTTAAAGATCATTTCATAT TCACCATTGAATCTACTGGAGCATTACCTCCTGAAATTCTATTTACTGAAGCAGTGAAGATTTTAGAAGACAAGTGTGAACGTGTGATAACGGAGCTCTCATGA